In a single window of the Prochlorococcus marinus str. AS9601 genome:
- a CDS encoding MgPME-cyclase complex family protein, with the protein MTTYFFVAASEKFLTVEEPLDEILKERMRNYKENNKEIDFWLLKNPSFLQTTQFADLKAKIPSTPAVVLSTDKKFITFLKLRLEFVAVGEFEFPNAEIIDPFKVE; encoded by the coding sequence ATGACAACATATTTTTTCGTCGCCGCAAGTGAAAAGTTTTTAACAGTTGAAGAACCACTTGATGAAATTTTGAAAGAGAGGATGAGGAATTATAAAGAAAATAATAAAGAAATAGATTTTTGGCTCTTAAAAAATCCATCATTTTTACAAACTACCCAATTTGCTGATCTAAAAGCAAAAATTCCATCTACCCCAGCAGTTGTTTTATCGACTGATAAAAAATTTATAACTTTCTTAAAGCTTCGTTTAGAGTTTGTTGCTGTGGGGGAATTCGAATTTCCTAATGCAGAAATAATTGATCCATTTAAAGTTGAGTAA
- a CDS encoding pyridoxine 5'-phosphate synthase: MATLGVNIDHIANVRQARKTVEPDPVQFAFLAELGGADSITVHLREDRRHIQDRDVFLLKETIKTKLNLEMAATKEMLEIAKKILPDYVTLVPEKREEVTTEGGLDLKSNVQYLKKAVGSLKDSNIEVSAFIDPLSEQINYSKEIGFDFIELHTGKYAELSGSNQHKELQRIIESTHIANDLGLVVNAGHGLNYNNVRKIASINNMNELNIGHSIVARALAIGLEKSVREMKSLITLN; the protein is encoded by the coding sequence ATGGCTACTTTAGGAGTAAACATTGATCATATTGCGAATGTAAGGCAAGCAAGGAAAACTGTCGAGCCTGACCCTGTCCAATTTGCTTTTTTAGCTGAATTAGGAGGGGCAGATTCCATAACAGTGCATCTAAGAGAAGATAGAAGACATATACAAGATAGGGACGTATTCCTTCTGAAAGAGACTATAAAAACAAAACTCAACTTAGAGATGGCTGCTACAAAAGAAATGTTAGAAATTGCCAAAAAAATTCTTCCCGATTATGTAACGCTTGTACCTGAGAAAAGAGAGGAAGTTACTACTGAAGGCGGATTGGATTTAAAAAGTAATGTGCAATACCTTAAGAAGGCAGTTGGTAGTTTAAAAGATTCAAATATAGAGGTAAGTGCATTTATTGATCCTCTTAGTGAACAGATAAATTATTCCAAAGAAATAGGCTTTGATTTTATAGAATTACATACTGGAAAATATGCTGAACTATCAGGATCTAACCAGCATAAAGAGCTCCAAAGGATCATAGAGTCTACTCACATAGCAAATGACCTCGGATTAGTTGTTAATGCTGGTCATGGCCTTAACTATAATAATGTTAGGAAAATTGCATCAATTAACAATATGAACGAGTTAAACATAGGTCATAGTATTGTTGCAAGGGCTTTAGCGATTGGATTAGAAAAGTCTGTACGTGAAATGAAGTCCCTCATTACATTAAATTAA
- a CDS encoding lysophospholipid acyltransferase family protein encodes MFVTQDVVLRFFFRKKKILKNGFSIPINSSIILAPTHRSRWDGLILTMAIGRRVTKKDCRFMVTNSEMRGIQGWFLKRLGCFSINQLSPSLSALRYAIDLIEKGEQLVVFPEGKINRYGKKLVLKEGLYRLARLATKKTTSITIIPIGIAYSKIPPNFRGEFCLSFGKPISINDYSNFNIKDFNKFLNKKMIQEEEKALKNVGR; translated from the coding sequence ATGTTTGTTACTCAGGACGTTGTTTTGAGATTCTTTTTTAGAAAAAAGAAAATATTAAAAAATGGTTTTTCGATTCCCATAAATTCCTCTATTATTTTGGCTCCAACCCACAGATCAAGATGGGACGGCTTAATACTCACCATGGCAATTGGTAGAAGGGTAACAAAAAAGGATTGTAGATTTATGGTTACTAATTCCGAAATGAGAGGAATACAAGGTTGGTTTTTAAAAAGACTTGGATGTTTTTCAATAAATCAATTATCGCCATCTCTCTCAGCTTTAAGATATGCGATTGATCTTATAGAAAAAGGTGAACAACTAGTAGTTTTCCCTGAAGGAAAGATCAATAGATATGGGAAAAAATTAGTTCTCAAAGAAGGACTATATAGATTAGCTAGATTAGCTACAAAAAAAACAACCTCTATTACTATTATTCCAATTGGAATTGCTTACAGCAAAATACCTCCGAACTTTAGGGGCGAATTTTGTTTATCCTTTGGAAAACCAATATCAATTAATGATTACTCAAACTTTAACATCAAGGACTTTAATAAATTTCTAAATAAAAAAATGATTCAAGAGGAAGAAAAAGCATTAAAAAATGTAGGTAGATGA
- a CDS encoding BolA/IbaG family iron-sulfur metabolism protein — protein sequence MITKTEVIKLITKKIPSSQVFVENLKGNDHLQVTVIASEFNGLSLVKQHQLVYSALKEELASEAIHALALKTETPN from the coding sequence ATGATTACAAAAACAGAAGTTATCAAATTAATCACTAAAAAAATACCAAGTTCCCAAGTTTTTGTTGAAAACCTCAAGGGAAATGATCATTTGCAAGTAACTGTAATTGCATCTGAATTTAATGGATTATCATTAGTTAAACAACACCAGCTAGTATATTCTGCTTTGAAGGAAGAATTAGCTTCAGAGGCTATCCATGCACTGGCATTAAAAACAGAAACTCCAAATTGA
- the grxD gene encoding Grx4 family monothiol glutaredoxin produces the protein MDNSTKDKIQKLIDSNPVMVFMKGTKLMPQCGFSNNVVQILNSLGVEFGTFDVLSDFAIREGIKEYSDWPTIPQVYLKGEFLGGSDILIEMYNSGSLKEKIEIELAS, from the coding sequence ATGGACAACTCAACAAAAGATAAAATACAAAAACTGATCGATTCTAATCCAGTGATGGTTTTCATGAAAGGGACAAAATTAATGCCTCAATGCGGTTTTTCCAACAATGTAGTTCAAATACTAAATTCTTTAGGGGTAGAATTTGGTACGTTTGATGTTTTAAGTGATTTCGCTATAAGAGAAGGTATTAAAGAATATTCAGATTGGCCAACAATTCCTCAAGTTTACTTAAAAGGAGAATTTCTTGGTGGATCAGACATCCTTATTGAGATGTACAACTCTGGATCTCTTAAAGAAAAAATAGAAATTGAACTAGCGTCTTAA
- a CDS encoding DUF6761 family protein: MTSFENPKAIRHFQSICDSCQDLVTRFHTPSDLKLYSDGYLQALRNCSSLEQKDQEKLERLIERWILDPSSFIDPDGDGNKGFFDKKSI; encoded by the coding sequence ATGACATCATTTGAAAACCCCAAAGCAATTCGTCATTTTCAGTCAATTTGCGATAGTTGCCAGGACTTAGTCACTCGTTTTCATACGCCATCTGATCTTAAATTATATAGTGATGGTTATCTCCAAGCATTGAGGAATTGCAGTAGTTTAGAGCAAAAGGATCAAGAGAAATTGGAGAGATTAATTGAAAGATGGATTTTAGATCCGTCAAGTTTTATTGATCCAGATGGAGATGGAAATAAAGGTTTTTTTGATAAAAAAAGTATTTAA
- a CDS encoding response regulator transcription factor has translation MQSTEQILASTPGSSQLPTSSQTPSRVLVVEPHPTLRTVLVQRLRQDGHLAAAVGTAAEAIDLCREQSPDLLVSAEILENNTAMRLAQQLGSSVIVLTARSGVEALVNLLDEGADDVLRKPFGLEELAARCRTLLKRGRIGLQEKVEVGPLEVHLLLRQVTLSEKPVELSPREFALLCALLMPPGMVRSRQELLRMAWPPFSGGPRSVDTQVLTLRRKLEQAGLGEGGGITTVRQQGYRFSIDNI, from the coding sequence ATGCAATCAACTGAGCAAATCTTAGCTTCAACTCCTGGCAGTTCACAATTGCCTACGAGCTCTCAGACCCCATCAAGAGTTCTAGTTGTTGAACCTCACCCCACACTTAGAACAGTACTTGTGCAAAGGCTTCGCCAAGATGGCCATCTAGCTGCAGCAGTAGGTACAGCTGCAGAAGCTATTGACTTATGCAGAGAACAATCACCTGACTTATTAGTTAGCGCAGAAATCCTGGAGAATAATACTGCAATGAGACTAGCTCAACAACTGGGATCCTCTGTCATAGTTTTAACTGCAAGATCAGGTGTTGAAGCATTAGTAAATCTATTAGATGAGGGGGCAGATGATGTACTCAGAAAACCTTTTGGGCTTGAAGAGCTTGCAGCACGATGCAGAACACTCCTAAAAAGGGGAAGGATAGGATTACAAGAAAAAGTTGAGGTTGGACCTTTAGAGGTTCATCTTCTTTTAAGACAAGTTACTCTTAGCGAAAAGCCCGTAGAATTAAGCCCTAGGGAGTTTGCACTGCTTTGCGCTCTTCTAATGCCGCCGGGAATGGTAAGGAGTCGTCAAGAGCTCTTAAGGATGGCCTGGCCGCCCTTCAGTGGTGGCCCAAGGTCTGTAGATACTCAGGTATTAACTTTGCGTAGAAAATTAGAACAAGCTGGATTGGGAGAAGGTGGGGGAATAACCACTGTTAGACAACAAGGTTATAGATTCAGCATTGATAATATTTAA
- the crtH gene encoding carotenoid isomerase, giving the protein MELNKENFDAIIIGSGIGGLVTASQLAAKGAQVLVLEKYIIPGGSGGSFKRKGYTFDVGASMIFGFGEKGYTNLLTRALKDVNEKCETIPDPVQLEYHLPNNLNISVDKNYEQFISKLSAIFPKEKKGIKKFYDTCASVFKCLDSMPLLSIEDPNYLFKVFFKSPLSCLGLARWLPANAGDVARKFIKDPELLKFIDIECFCWSVMPALKTPMINAGMVFTDRHAGGINYPKGGVGTIAEKFVSGIEKLGGKVRYKANVTEILLKDDKAVGVKLSNGEEIYSDIIVSNSTRWDTFGLKDNTKGLISSKNVPKSEYKWSETYKPSPSFVSIHLGVEKNLIPDNFNCHHIIVENWDELESEKGVIFVSIPTLLDSSLAPEGKHILHAFTPSLMSEWEGLSRKEYMQKKEKYFSFLVEKISTILPNLEQNIDHKEIGTPKTHKKFLGRYEGSYGPIPSKKLLGLLPMPFNTTKIQNLYCVGDSCFPGQGLNAVAFSGYACAHKIGAKLNINSFKLPD; this is encoded by the coding sequence ATGGAATTAAATAAGGAAAACTTCGATGCAATTATTATTGGCTCAGGAATTGGAGGATTAGTAACTGCTTCACAATTGGCGGCTAAGGGAGCTCAAGTATTAGTTCTTGAAAAATATATTATTCCAGGCGGGAGTGGAGGCTCATTTAAGAGAAAAGGCTATACCTTTGACGTCGGGGCTTCAATGATTTTTGGATTTGGAGAGAAAGGTTATACCAATTTATTAACTCGTGCTTTGAAAGATGTGAATGAAAAATGCGAAACTATTCCCGATCCTGTTCAACTGGAATATCACTTGCCAAATAACTTAAATATTTCTGTAGATAAAAATTATGAGCAATTTATAAGCAAATTATCAGCTATTTTTCCCAAGGAAAAAAAAGGTATCAAGAAATTCTATGATACTTGTGCAAGTGTATTTAAATGTTTAGATTCAATGCCTCTTTTATCAATAGAGGATCCAAATTATCTTTTTAAAGTTTTCTTTAAATCTCCATTATCCTGTTTAGGGTTAGCTAGATGGCTACCTGCAAATGCAGGAGATGTTGCGAGAAAGTTTATAAAAGATCCAGAACTTTTAAAATTTATTGATATCGAATGTTTTTGTTGGTCTGTAATGCCAGCTCTAAAAACCCCTATGATTAATGCGGGAATGGTATTTACAGATAGGCATGCGGGGGGGATAAATTATCCAAAAGGGGGAGTTGGAACGATAGCAGAGAAGTTTGTTTCTGGGATTGAAAAATTAGGAGGAAAAGTTAGATATAAAGCCAATGTGACTGAAATCCTCTTAAAGGATGATAAAGCGGTAGGAGTTAAGCTCTCAAATGGGGAAGAAATATATTCAGATATTATTGTATCCAACTCCACTAGATGGGATACATTTGGATTAAAAGATAATACTAAAGGATTAATTTCTAGTAAAAACGTGCCAAAAAGTGAATATAAGTGGTCAGAAACTTATAAACCCTCACCTTCTTTTGTTTCGATTCACCTTGGAGTAGAAAAAAATCTAATACCAGATAATTTTAATTGTCATCATATAATCGTTGAAAATTGGGATGAATTAGAAAGCGAAAAGGGAGTTATTTTTGTTTCTATACCTACTTTGCTTGACTCGTCTTTGGCTCCAGAAGGTAAACATATTTTACATGCATTTACTCCTTCATTGATGAGTGAATGGGAAGGCCTATCAAGGAAAGAATATATGCAAAAGAAAGAAAAATATTTTTCTTTTCTTGTTGAAAAAATATCAACTATTCTTCCTAATCTTGAACAAAATATTGATCACAAAGAAATTGGTACTCCCAAAACTCATAAAAAGTTTCTTGGAAGATATGAAGGTAGTTATGGGCCAATTCCCAGTAAAAAGTTGCTTGGACTTTTGCCAATGCCTTTCAACACTACAAAAATTCAAAACCTATATTGTGTAGGGGATTCTTGCTTCCCTGGCCAAGGCCTAAATGCAGTTGCTTTTAGTGGATACGCATGCGCTCACAAAATAGGTGCAAAGTTAAACATAAACAGTTTTAAATTGCCCGATTAA
- the trmFO gene encoding methylenetetrahydrofolate--tRNA-(uracil(54)-C(5))-methyltransferase (FADH(2)-oxidizing) TrmFO has protein sequence MSYKQVIIIGAGLAGSEAAWQVASSGVPVKLVEMRPIKSTPAHHTSEFGELVCSNSFGALSPDRAAGLLQKELRIFNSLIVQTADKFAVPAGGALAVDRSKFSIALTEALSNHPLIEIKRFEQLDLPSKENITILATGPLTADELSYKIQAFTGIDACHFFDAASPIIYGDTIDQEIVFKASRYDKGDPAYFNCPMGKNDYINFRNELIKGEQVNLKDFEKESANFFEACLPIEEIARRGVDTMRYGPLKSIGLWNPKWGDLFDRENRLKKRPHAVVQLRKEDLEGKLLNMVGFQTNLKWSEQKRIFRLIPGLEKAEFVRFGVMHRNTFLESPKLLLPTLQFLKRENLFAAGQITGTEGYAAAAAGGLLAGINASLLAKGKKTVSFPDQSMIGSLMNFISNKNQILSNQQKNKFQPMPASFGLVPELIKRIKDKRLRYKAYQERSTEALNDFKNQLDSCFDKDHLLSKIY, from the coding sequence TTGTCATATAAACAAGTAATAATTATTGGAGCTGGTCTCGCAGGATCAGAAGCAGCTTGGCAAGTTGCAAGTTCTGGTGTTCCAGTTAAATTAGTTGAGATGAGGCCTATTAAATCAACTCCAGCTCATCATACAAGTGAATTTGGAGAATTGGTTTGTAGTAATAGCTTTGGAGCTCTAAGCCCTGATAGAGCTGCCGGTTTATTACAAAAAGAACTTAGAATTTTTAATTCATTGATAGTTCAAACAGCAGATAAATTTGCTGTTCCAGCTGGAGGCGCTTTGGCGGTTGATAGATCTAAATTCAGTATTGCTTTGACTGAAGCTTTATCTAATCATCCTTTAATTGAAATTAAGAGATTTGAACAATTAGATTTGCCAAGCAAAGAAAATATAACTATCCTTGCAACTGGTCCATTAACTGCAGATGAATTATCCTATAAAATTCAAGCTTTTACAGGTATAGATGCGTGTCATTTTTTTGATGCCGCTAGTCCTATTATTTATGGAGATACTATTGATCAAGAGATTGTATTTAAAGCTAGTAGATATGACAAAGGAGATCCTGCATATTTTAATTGCCCTATGGGAAAAAATGATTATATCAATTTCAGAAATGAACTAATAAAAGGTGAACAAGTTAATTTAAAAGACTTTGAGAAAGAATCAGCTAATTTCTTTGAAGCTTGTTTACCAATTGAAGAAATTGCTAGAAGAGGAGTTGATACAATGAGGTACGGACCACTAAAATCAATTGGTTTGTGGAATCCAAAATGGGGAGATTTATTTGATAGGGAAAATAGATTAAAAAAGCGACCTCATGCAGTTGTCCAATTAAGGAAAGAAGATTTAGAAGGAAAATTGCTAAATATGGTAGGTTTTCAAACTAACCTCAAATGGTCTGAGCAAAAAAGAATATTTAGGTTGATTCCTGGTTTAGAAAAGGCTGAGTTTGTACGTTTTGGAGTAATGCATAGAAATACTTTTTTAGAATCTCCAAAATTACTTTTACCGACATTACAATTTTTGAAAAGAGAAAACCTTTTTGCTGCAGGCCAAATAACGGGTACCGAAGGTTATGCAGCAGCAGCAGCAGGGGGCTTGCTTGCAGGAATAAATGCATCCTTATTAGCTAAGGGTAAAAAAACAGTAAGTTTCCCTGATCAATCAATGATTGGTTCTCTAATGAATTTTATCAGTAACAAAAATCAAATATTATCTAATCAGCAAAAGAATAAATTCCAACCAATGCCCGCTTCATTTGGTTTAGTTCCAGAGCTAATTAAAAGAATAAAAGATAAAAGATTAAGGTACAAAGCTTATCAAGAAAGATCTACAGAAGCCTTGAATGACTTTAAAAATCAACTAGATTCTTGTTTTGATAAAGACCACTTACTTAGCAAAATTTACTAA
- a CDS encoding photosystem II protein Y has product MLRTIVVFAPIIAALAWVIFNIQKPAREQFNRDFLGKD; this is encoded by the coding sequence ATGCTCAGAACAATCGTAGTTTTTGCACCCATTATTGCGGCTTTAGCTTGGGTCATATTCAACATACAAAAACCAGCAAGAGAGCAATTCAATAGGGACTTTTTGGGCAAGGATTAA
- a CDS encoding high light inducible protein encodes MTPEAERFNGWAAMLGFVAAVGAYVTTGQIIPGWF; translated from the coding sequence ATGACACCTGAAGCAGAACGTTTTAATGGTTGGGCAGCAATGTTAGGTTTCGTTGCAGCAGTAGGCGCATATGTAACTACTGGACAAATCATACCTGGTTGGTTTTAA
- a CDS encoding porin — MKLFKSLLVAPATIGLLAPLSTFAGEADLNNISKYSDLEHIDLANAFVNDELNHDSLLAGGEGLVDDHSHDGSFSETTSASFSVDAVLGAIDGATSETTSLDYQFNIGLSTSFTGEDSLDITIDSGNSAASVLSKAMGFDEGTKLNVDGVTYTFPVGGATMIVGDATDISASFTGACLYSAFTDYTPDDCGTGNSLGVTGKAVTASISYAFDNGFSVAGGISSPEDEILGDSSDIYGLNAAYTTDTYGLAVGYSTDDGGTGAETTTWGFQGYYSFDLADLSVGYETQDDGSDDKTGYFVGLTFSDVGPGTVNVAAATTGLFKDTESEKMIYEASYSYPVNDGMTITPGVFIVEDTTDDTGVAVKASFSF, encoded by the coding sequence ATGAAGCTTTTTAAAAGCTTGTTAGTAGCTCCAGCAACTATTGGTCTACTAGCTCCATTATCTACGTTTGCTGGCGAGGCAGACCTAAATAATATCTCAAAATACTCTGATCTAGAGCATATTGATCTAGCCAATGCTTTTGTAAATGATGAACTAAATCATGACTCTTTACTTGCAGGTGGAGAAGGTTTAGTTGATGATCATAGTCATGATGGCAGTTTCTCAGAAACAACTTCTGCATCCTTCAGCGTTGATGCTGTTTTAGGTGCTATCGACGGTGCAACTAGCGAAACAACAAGTCTTGACTACCAATTCAACATTGGTTTATCAACAAGTTTTACAGGTGAAGATTCACTAGATATTACTATTGACAGTGGTAATTCAGCAGCATCAGTTCTAAGTAAAGCAATGGGCTTCGACGAAGGAACTAAATTAAATGTTGATGGTGTAACTTACACATTCCCTGTTGGTGGAGCAACAATGATCGTTGGTGATGCAACTGACATCAGTGCTTCATTTACAGGAGCTTGTCTTTACAGTGCATTTACTGATTACACCCCAGACGACTGTGGAACAGGTAATTCTCTAGGTGTAACTGGTAAAGCTGTTACAGCATCTATAAGTTATGCATTTGATAATGGTTTCTCAGTAGCTGGTGGAATTTCTTCTCCTGAAGATGAAATCTTAGGTGATTCATCTGACATATACGGTCTTAATGCTGCTTATACAACAGACACTTACGGATTAGCTGTTGGATATTCTACTGATGATGGTGGAACAGGCGCTGAGACAACAACTTGGGGTTTCCAAGGTTACTACAGTTTTGATTTAGCAGACTTAAGTGTTGGTTACGAAACTCAAGATGATGGTTCAGATGATAAAACTGGATACTTCGTTGGTTTAACTTTCTCTGACGTTGGCCCTGGTACAGTAAACGTTGCTGCTGCAACTACAGGACTCTTTAAAGATACTGAGTCTGAGAAAATGATCTATGAAGCATCTTACTCTTATCCAGTAAATGATGGCATGACTATTACACCTGGTGTATTTATCGTAGAAGATACTACTGATGACACAGGCGTAGCTGTTAAAGCATCATTCTCTTTCTAA
- a CDS encoding tetratricopeptide repeat-containing sulfotransferase family protein: MKKIDLLKKIEEAKIKHKAGNSLEANQIFQELLKSNNDSFDLLYAYGLFCRDLKNFNLAKRVFLNLINKFSSSINSYILLAEILKIENKFNDAERVLQKAIKINPNHGDLLYNLSLLYFTLRNFDYALDYIDKAIKVSINNDIYKLLKSEIYINKFNIDEALYILENLNNKNRIKKDKNKEIRINILLANAFLKKRKYEEAETILLKLTKKYQGLELAYLNLSILYKDKNQLSKSIQILKKGINLSPNFMPFYKNLASFYRNSGQLKLAIETNLFIISRNKFDFNSFYELSGIYDFKNHKNELDFLLNTKLENLNPNSKIYAAFAISNLLHKQGKFKESAKYLKIANDEGMKYKKSDSSLKIKHTESYRSLKIKKSKNKYLKNSSNYVFIVGMPRSGSTLLENILSLNSEVTDMGEVSFLEESIKEAKDFEEIYDLYEKKVINQFKSATFYTDKSLFNYMYIAIISNFFPKAKIINCIRNPLDNILSIYRANFLNQSFSFSLSDISCLYKHYFETMEEYKIKYGVNIYDYYYEDLIENPNNVIPRIINWLGWDWDEKYLSPHQNKRNVHTASSAQIRKKFYSSSIGIWKEYKELLEPAIEIIKTNKLLAEKISR; encoded by the coding sequence TTGAAAAAAATTGACTTATTAAAAAAAATTGAAGAAGCAAAAATAAAACATAAAGCAGGGAACTCTTTAGAGGCAAATCAGATATTTCAAGAGTTATTAAAATCAAATAATGATTCTTTTGATTTACTTTACGCTTATGGGTTGTTTTGTAGAGATTTAAAAAATTTTAATTTAGCAAAAAGAGTATTTCTCAATCTAATTAATAAATTCTCATCATCAATTAATTCTTATATTTTATTAGCTGAAATATTAAAAATTGAGAACAAATTCAATGATGCAGAAAGGGTACTGCAAAAGGCAATAAAAATTAATCCTAATCATGGAGATTTACTTTATAATCTTTCTCTTTTGTACTTTACATTGAGAAACTTTGATTATGCACTAGATTATATAGATAAAGCTATTAAAGTATCGATAAATAATGATATTTATAAACTTTTAAAGTCTGAGATTTATATCAATAAATTCAATATTGATGAAGCATTGTATATCTTGGAAAATCTAAATAATAAAAATAGAATTAAAAAAGATAAAAATAAAGAAATAAGAATAAATATTCTTCTAGCCAATGCATTCCTAAAAAAAAGGAAGTACGAAGAAGCAGAAACAATTCTTTTAAAATTGACCAAAAAATATCAAGGATTGGAATTGGCTTATTTAAATTTAAGTATTCTGTATAAGGATAAGAATCAATTAAGTAAAAGTATACAAATACTAAAAAAGGGAATAAACCTATCTCCCAATTTCATGCCTTTTTATAAAAATTTAGCAAGTTTCTATAGAAATTCAGGACAGCTTAAACTTGCTATTGAGACTAACTTATTTATTATTTCTAGAAATAAATTTGACTTCAATAGTTTTTATGAATTATCTGGGATTTATGATTTTAAGAATCATAAAAATGAATTAGATTTTTTATTAAATACTAAACTTGAGAATCTTAATCCAAACTCAAAGATATACGCAGCTTTTGCAATCTCAAATTTGCTGCACAAACAAGGAAAATTTAAAGAAAGTGCAAAATATCTAAAAATCGCCAATGACGAAGGCATGAAGTATAAAAAATCTGACTCAAGTTTGAAGATTAAACATACTGAATCTTATAGATCACTAAAAATCAAAAAATCAAAAAATAAATATTTGAAGAATTCTTCTAATTATGTCTTTATTGTTGGCATGCCAAGATCAGGAAGTACTTTACTGGAAAACATATTAAGTTTAAATTCTGAAGTAACTGATATGGGCGAGGTTAGCTTTTTAGAGGAATCCATCAAGGAAGCTAAAGATTTTGAAGAAATATATGATTTATATGAAAAAAAAGTTATTAATCAATTTAAATCCGCTACCTTTTACACCGATAAAAGTTTATTTAATTATATGTATATTGCCATTATTTCTAATTTTTTTCCTAAAGCAAAAATAATAAATTGCATAAGAAACCCTCTCGATAATATTTTATCCATTTATAGAGCAAACTTTTTAAATCAGTCATTCTCTTTCTCTTTATCTGATATTTCTTGTTTATATAAACACTATTTTGAAACTATGGAGGAATATAAAATTAAATATGGTGTAAATATTTATGATTATTACTATGAAGACTTAATTGAAAATCCCAATAATGTAATACCTAGGATAATAAATTGGCTTGGTTGGGATTGGGACGAAAAATATCTTTCTCCCCATCAAAACAAAAGAAATGTACACACCGCAAGTAGCGCTCAAATAAGAAAGAAATTTTATTCTTCTTCTATAGGAATTTGGAAAGAATATAAGGAACTTTTGGAACCTGCAATAGAAATTATTAAAACAAATAAACTTCTTGCAGAAAAGATTTCTAGGTGA
- a CDS encoding porin, with protein sequence MKLFKSLLVAPASLGLLAPMAATANEVTINDFNAAEEIAVTNSRVDGLEARLNNFEAGSFSETTSASFSVDAVLGAIDGATSETTSLDYQFNIGLSTSFTGEDSLDITIDSGNSAASVLSKAMGFDEGTKLNVDGVTYTFPVGGATMIVGDATDISASFTGACLYSAFTDYTPDDCGTGNSLGVTGKAVTASISYAFDNGFSVAGGISSPEDEILGDSSDIYGLNAAYTTDTYGLAVGYSTDDGGTGAETTTWGFQGYYSFDLADLSVGYETQDDGSDDKTGYFVGLTFSDVGPGTVNVAAATTGLFKDTESEKMIYEASYSYPVNDGMTITPGVFIVEDTTDDTGVAVKASFSF encoded by the coding sequence ATGAAGCTTTTTAAGAGCTTATTAGTTGCTCCTGCATCATTAGGCCTTCTTGCGCCTATGGCGGCAACTGCGAATGAAGTCACTATTAACGACTTCAATGCTGCAGAAGAAATTGCAGTTACAAATAGCCGTGTAGACGGTTTAGAAGCTAGACTAAACAACTTCGAAGCTGGCAGTTTCTCAGAAACAACTTCTGCATCCTTCAGCGTTGATGCTGTTTTAGGTGCTATCGACGGTGCAACTAGCGAAACAACAAGTCTTGACTACCAATTCAACATTGGTTTATCAACAAGTTTTACAGGTGAAGATTCACTAGATATTACTATTGACAGTGGTAATTCAGCAGCATCAGTTCTAAGTAAAGCAATGGGCTTCGACGAAGGAACTAAATTAAATGTTGATGGTGTAACTTACACATTCCCTGTTGGTGGAGCAACAATGATCGTTGGTGATGCAACTGACATCAGTGCTTCATTTACAGGAGCTTGTCTTTACAGTGCATTTACTGATTACACCCCAGACGACTGTGGAACAGGTAATTCTCTAGGTGTAACTGGTAAAGCTGTTACAGCATCTATAAGTTATGCATTTGATAATGGTTTCTCAGTAGCTGGTGGAATTTCTTCTCCTGAAGATGAAATCTTAGGTGATTCATCTGACATATACGGTCTTAATGCTGCTTATACAACAGACACTTACGGATTAGCTGTTGGATATTCTACTGATGATGGTGGAACAGGCGCTGAGACAACAACTTGGGGTTTCCAAGGTTACTACAGTTTTGATTTAGCAGACTTAAGTGTTGGTTACGAAACTCAAGATGATGGTTCAGATGATAAAACTGGATACTTCGTTGGTTTAACTTTCTCTGACGTTGGCCCTGGTACAGTAAACGTTGCTGCTGCAACTACAGGACTCTTTAAAGATACTGAGTCTGAGAAAATGATCTATGAAGCATCTTACTCTTATCCAGTAAATGATGGCATGACTATTACACCTGGTGTATTTATCGTAGAAGATACTACTGATGACACAGGCGTAGCTGTTAAAGCATCATTCTCTTTCTAA